Proteins co-encoded in one Pyxidicoccus xibeiensis genomic window:
- a CDS encoding cupin-like domain-containing protein, which translates to MKPSDSRGHAMDAASIHKLSTGVKPLDVQGHAMDAVSVRKPSTGMKPWTQVERVARLSPEALAKRTTPVILTRAISDWPALRKWTPAYFRDVCGEQEVWLHRFTRRNALKATLGTYVDGLEGRGPLADGGPDLYFAYDASVLGGSNRLREDFDFRPLFPSGMGLPKTGLWMGRKGAHTPLHYDIDAINLHAVLRGRKRFILFPPEDSARLYPSDVFEWTTVFSEVRVARPDLARHPEAAHAQGYEAVINPGEVLLLPPGWWHDVSSLEDSLSLNAWWVTPGLFAGPSLWRENARALLHRLGLHARNRCTCCGHGDLRLHLGWDEAPAMPMPLAKAG; encoded by the coding sequence ATGAAGCCCTCGGATTCGCGGGGACACGCCATGGACGCAGCGTCCATCCACAAGCTGAGCACCGGGGTGAAGCCGCTCGATGTGCAGGGACACGCCATGGACGCGGTGTCAGTCCGCAAGCCGAGCACCGGGATGAAGCCCTGGACGCAGGTGGAGCGCGTGGCGCGGCTGTCGCCCGAAGCGCTCGCGAAGCGCACCACGCCCGTCATCCTCACACGCGCCATTTCCGACTGGCCCGCGCTGCGCAAGTGGACGCCCGCGTACTTCCGCGACGTGTGCGGCGAGCAGGAGGTGTGGCTGCACCGCTTCACCCGGCGCAACGCCCTGAAGGCCACGCTGGGGACGTACGTGGACGGGCTGGAGGGCCGAGGCCCGCTGGCCGACGGCGGGCCCGACCTGTACTTCGCCTATGACGCCTCCGTGCTCGGCGGCTCCAACAGGCTGCGCGAGGACTTCGACTTCCGTCCCCTGTTCCCCTCGGGCATGGGGCTGCCGAAGACGGGGCTGTGGATGGGCCGCAAGGGCGCGCACACGCCGCTGCACTACGACATCGACGCCATCAACCTCCACGCGGTGCTGCGTGGCCGCAAGCGCTTCATCCTCTTTCCGCCCGAGGACTCGGCCCGGCTCTACCCGTCGGACGTCTTCGAGTGGACCACCGTCTTCAGCGAGGTGCGGGTCGCCCGGCCGGACCTCGCCCGGCACCCCGAGGCGGCACATGCTCAGGGCTACGAGGCCGTCATCAATCCCGGAGAGGTGCTGCTGCTGCCGCCCGGCTGGTGGCACGACGTGTCCTCGCTGGAGGACTCGCTGTCGCTCAACGCATGGTGGGTGACGCCGGGCCTGTTCGCCGGCCCGTCCCTGTGGCGCGAGAATGCACGGGCGCTGCTTCACCGGCTGGGCCTTCACGCCCGGAACCGCTGCACGTGCTGCGGGCACGGCGACCTGCGGCTGCACCTGGGCTGGGACGAAGCACCCGCCATGCCGATGCCCCTGGCGAAGGCGGGCTGA
- a CDS encoding tail fiber domain-containing protein → MKTATVLAALGCIAVSAGGCGGDSQTLGAGTGLELEDGILSVAYGDGPGKAVEGNDPRLTDARPPLPGSGGYIQNGTEPQDASFSLAGTGSTNGRLTTKASLLVDAATAIDDSTALLRVQNTAPLGGTEWLKQPLFIVDSAGGLLARGELGFGKIPMTGKGLRLMWHPFKAAFRAGSAEDQWDEANVGFYSWAGGNQTTASAFGSFAFGDQCSTSGTAAACFGSSNQASGTASFTSGASSIAGGFGSVAMGFTNVAGGQGSVAIGYRVAANEDYSMALGHRVTTATHTGSFIWGDQSTNTVSASTANNQFMVRAAGGVRLRTNSALTTGCDLPAGSGVFTCTSDRETKEDFRRIDGEEVLAKVARLPVESWRYREEGTGVRHLGPVAQDFRAAFGLGTDDKSIGLLDIDGVNMVAIQALERRTQELRAKSAEVDALRAELAELKRGLSRLEAAVERRNIQR, encoded by the coding sequence ATGAAGACCGCAACCGTGCTGGCAGCCCTGGGATGCATCGCCGTGAGCGCAGGAGGATGTGGCGGGGACTCGCAGACCCTGGGAGCGGGAACGGGCCTGGAGTTGGAGGACGGCATCCTCAGCGTCGCGTACGGCGACGGGCCGGGCAAGGCCGTGGAGGGCAACGACCCGCGACTCACCGACGCGCGTCCTCCCCTGCCCGGTAGCGGCGGCTACATCCAGAATGGGACGGAGCCCCAGGACGCCTCGTTCTCGCTCGCGGGAACGGGCAGCACGAATGGCCGGCTGACGACGAAGGCCAGCCTGCTCGTCGATGCGGCCACGGCCATTGACGACTCGACGGCCCTGCTCCGCGTCCAGAACACCGCGCCGCTCGGCGGGACCGAGTGGCTCAAGCAACCGCTCTTCATCGTGGACTCGGCGGGCGGCCTGCTGGCGCGAGGAGAGCTGGGCTTCGGGAAGATTCCCATGACGGGCAAGGGCCTGCGGCTCATGTGGCACCCGTTCAAGGCCGCGTTCCGCGCCGGCTCCGCCGAAGACCAGTGGGATGAGGCCAACGTGGGCTTCTACTCCTGGGCGGGAGGCAACCAGACCACGGCGAGCGCGTTCGGCTCCTTCGCCTTCGGGGACCAGTGCTCCACGAGTGGCACGGCCGCGGCGTGCTTCGGCAGCAGCAACCAGGCCAGCGGGACGGCGAGCTTCACCTCCGGCGCGTCTTCCATCGCGGGCGGGTTCGGCTCGGTGGCCATGGGCTTCACCAACGTCGCGGGCGGCCAGGGCTCGGTCGCCATCGGCTACCGGGTGGCGGCGAATGAGGACTATTCGATGGCGCTGGGGCACCGGGTGACGACGGCGACGCACACCGGCTCGTTCATCTGGGGTGACCAGTCGACCAACACCGTCTCCGCCAGCACCGCCAACAACCAGTTCATGGTGCGCGCCGCGGGCGGCGTGCGGCTGAGGACGAACAGCGCCCTCACCACGGGGTGCGACCTGCCGGCGGGCTCGGGCGTGTTCACCTGCACGTCGGACCGGGAGACGAAGGAGGACTTCCGCCGCATCGACGGCGAGGAGGTGCTGGCGAAGGTGGCGCGGCTGCCCGTCGAGAGCTGGCGCTACAGGGAGGAAGGCACCGGCGTGCGCCACCTGGGCCCCGTCGCCCAGGACTTCCGCGCGGCGTTCGGACTGGGGACCGATGACAAGAGCATCGGCCTGCTCGACATCGACGGCGTCAACATGGTCGCCATCCAGGCCCTGGAGCGGCGCACCCAGGAGCTGCGCGCGAAGAGCGCCGAGGTGGACGCACTGAGGGCCGAGCTCGCGGAGCTCAAGCGCGGCCTGTCCCGGCTGGAGGCCGCGGTCGAGCGCCGAAACATCCAGAGGTAA
- a CDS encoding transglycosylase SLT domain-containing protein codes for MDGLRAGAVVFLTCAGVLWAGPTWAQESVEEGPGEVLSEEQLEALLDTPAAQPSAGAESAEVFGPEQLTPYFADGTLAKAKWEFDRGRYKKARALLAQGTATPQVRFLLAQAALRMGDFAVAAEEFAALSGDYPALRDHCLLRAAHANERLRRLELAAEQYRAVSPGSPLYPEARFSLSKVLQRKRDISGALAALQELIDSRQSRGPDALRMKALLAICDLARAQGQYNAEHRALLEVWATSPLSREAQRAAQRLKGLPLPIKWRVRRAEALVELHRNHAGMELLNGVLPHVSMPDELACRAHLTYGRALRKERQHRRAIQVLAPMVEQCTSPEQRPLALYVLGYSQSVVDPKAAIQTYATLARDYPEHGYADDALFFEAWFLQRTGQPDVAMARYEETAKRYPAGNFASEALFRAFWLHVRKDERDAALTALKAVESLPAAARTDEALWRARYWTARMQETGPNANAALDGYEHIAVERPAAWYGMLARSRLALLAPERMARLRVTLGAVAGVSAGAASVASAGTGGSGKAGVASASTGGAGAVGSTAVASIGSGGPGGKAGVASASTGGAGAVGVVAAASAASASTGGAGGAGGIAAASGGPGSAGVAGGMSAPGLASVGTGGSGAAGGGSGGVSAPGLASAGTSGSGSGGLGASSTPGLVYVGTGGSAGGTSTGTGRPDSAVGVAAAGTGRPVTRGAVERAVAVEPGEPVEPAEIWPLAPGPLQADARFVAGVELLRLGLPGSVEELLAVDTRALPESSARLLYQTVQRTGRRRAARQVARSSLRQEVHGPLSAASRPIWEATWPRAYRNLIERYGRASRVDPDLLQGLIREESRFNPRARSATGALGLAQLMPATARQVADSLEVPLAGESTLLQPAQNVRLGAAYLGQLLKQFGGNTAYAVAAYNAGPRAVERWRQALPQAELDEWVEHIAFEETRDYVKKVLGSYSAYKLLYGNEPALLRELRRPDGVGVR; via the coding sequence ATGGACGGGCTTCGAGCAGGCGCGGTGGTGTTCCTGACGTGCGCGGGCGTGCTGTGGGCGGGCCCCACGTGGGCGCAGGAGTCCGTGGAGGAAGGCCCTGGCGAGGTGCTCTCGGAGGAGCAGCTCGAGGCGCTGCTGGACACGCCGGCGGCGCAGCCCAGCGCGGGCGCGGAGTCCGCGGAGGTCTTCGGGCCGGAGCAGCTGACGCCGTACTTCGCGGACGGGACGCTCGCGAAGGCGAAGTGGGAGTTCGACCGCGGCCGCTACAAGAAGGCGCGGGCGCTGCTGGCCCAGGGGACGGCCACGCCGCAGGTCCGCTTCCTCCTGGCACAGGCGGCCCTGCGGATGGGGGACTTCGCCGTCGCGGCCGAGGAGTTCGCGGCGCTGTCCGGTGACTACCCCGCCCTGCGGGACCACTGTCTGCTGAGGGCGGCCCACGCCAACGAGCGGCTGCGCCGGCTGGAGCTGGCGGCGGAGCAGTACCGGGCGGTGAGCCCGGGCTCGCCCCTCTACCCGGAGGCACGCTTCAGCCTGTCGAAGGTGCTCCAGCGCAAGCGGGACATCTCCGGTGCGCTCGCTGCATTGCAGGAGCTCATCGACAGCCGCCAGTCGCGCGGTCCGGACGCGCTCCGGATGAAGGCGCTGCTGGCCATCTGTGACCTGGCGCGCGCGCAGGGGCAGTACAACGCGGAGCACCGCGCGCTGCTGGAGGTGTGGGCCACCAGCCCGCTGTCGCGCGAGGCGCAGCGTGCCGCCCAGCGGCTCAAGGGCCTGCCGCTGCCCATCAAGTGGCGGGTGCGCCGCGCCGAGGCGCTGGTGGAGCTGCACCGCAACCACGCGGGCATGGAGCTGTTGAACGGGGTGCTGCCGCACGTGTCGATGCCGGACGAGCTGGCGTGCCGCGCGCACCTCACGTACGGCCGGGCGCTGCGCAAGGAGCGGCAGCACCGCCGGGCCATCCAGGTGCTGGCGCCGATGGTGGAGCAGTGCACCTCGCCGGAGCAGCGGCCGCTGGCGCTCTACGTGCTGGGGTACTCGCAGTCGGTGGTGGACCCGAAGGCGGCCATCCAGACCTACGCCACGCTGGCGCGGGACTACCCGGAGCACGGGTACGCGGACGACGCGCTCTTCTTCGAGGCGTGGTTCCTCCAGCGCACCGGGCAGCCGGACGTGGCGATGGCGCGGTACGAGGAGACGGCGAAGCGGTACCCGGCGGGCAACTTCGCCTCGGAGGCGCTGTTCCGGGCCTTCTGGCTGCATGTCCGCAAGGATGAGCGTGACGCGGCGCTGACCGCGCTGAAGGCGGTGGAGTCACTGCCCGCGGCGGCGCGCACCGACGAGGCGCTGTGGCGGGCGCGCTACTGGACGGCGCGCATGCAGGAGACGGGGCCGAACGCGAACGCCGCGCTGGACGGCTACGAGCACATCGCCGTCGAGCGCCCGGCGGCCTGGTACGGGATGCTGGCCCGCTCGAGGCTGGCGCTGCTCGCGCCCGAGCGCATGGCTCGCCTGCGAGTGACTCTGGGTGCCGTCGCGGGTGTCTCCGCCGGAGCTGCCTCCGTGGCCTCCGCGGGCACGGGTGGCTCGGGCAAGGCGGGTGTGGCCTCTGCGAGCACCGGCGGTGCGGGCGCAGTGGGAAGCACCGCCGTTGCTTCCATCGGTAGCGGTGGCCCGGGCGGCAAGGCGGGTGTCGCCTCTGCGAGCACCGGCGGGGCGGGCGCCGTGGGAGTCGTCGCCGCTGCTTCCGCTGCCTCCGCGAGCACCGGTGGCGCGGGCGGAGCAGGTGGCATCGCCGCGGCCTCCGGTGGCCCTGGCAGCGCGGGAGTGGCCGGTGGCATGAGTGCCCCAGGCCTTGCCTCCGTCGGCACTGGAGGCTCAGGTGCCGCCGGAGGGGGCTCCGGTGGTGTGAGCGCCCCAGGCCTTGCCTCCGCCGGCACGAGTGGCTCGGGCAGCGGCGGACTCGGTGCTTCGAGCACTCCGGGCCTCGTCTACGTCGGCACGGGTGGCTCCGCGGGAGGTACCTCCACCGGCACGGGGCGCCCGGACAGCGCGGTAGGCGTTGCCGCTGCTGGCACGGGCCGCCCGGTCACGCGTGGCGCCGTCGAGCGCGCCGTGGCCGTGGAGCCGGGCGAGCCGGTGGAGCCCGCCGAAATCTGGCCGCTGGCGCCCGGCCCGCTCCAGGCGGACGCGCGCTTCGTGGCGGGCGTGGAGCTGCTGCGGCTGGGGCTGCCCGGCTCGGTGGAGGAGCTGCTCGCGGTGGACACCCGCGCGCTGCCCGAGTCCTCGGCGCGGCTGCTGTACCAGACGGTGCAGCGCACGGGCCGGCGCCGGGCCGCGAGGCAGGTGGCCCGCTCCTCCCTGCGCCAGGAGGTGCACGGCCCGCTGAGTGCCGCGTCCCGCCCCATCTGGGAGGCCACGTGGCCCCGCGCCTACCGCAACCTCATCGAGCGCTACGGCCGGGCGTCGCGAGTGGACCCGGACCTGCTCCAGGGCCTCATCCGCGAGGAGAGCCGCTTCAACCCGCGCGCACGCTCCGCCACGGGAGCGCTGGGCCTGGCCCAGCTCATGCCCGCCACGGCGAGGCAGGTGGCGGACTCGCTGGAGGTGCCCCTGGCGGGTGAGTCAACGCTGCTCCAGCCCGCGCAGAACGTGCGGCTGGGCGCGGCCTACCTGGGCCAGCTGCTCAAGCAGTTCGGCGGCAACACGGCCTACGCGGTGGCCGCGTACAACGCGGGCCCTCGCGCGGTGGAGCGCTGGCGCCAGGCCCTGCCCCAGGCGGAGCTGGACGAATGGGTGGAGCACATCGCCTTCGAGGAGACGCGCGACTACGTGAAGAAGGTGCTCGGCAGCTACAGCGCCTACAAGCTGCTGTACGGGAACGAGCCCGCCCTGCTG